CCATCCTGCTCCAGCCGCTCGGTGACCGGACCAATGAAGCGCTCGATGTAGCCCTCTCTGTCCTTGCGAGAGTCCCGAAGCCCCTTCTCGATGAGCGAGAACATGTCGGGATTGAGCACCTTGAGAGACAGGTCCTCGAGTTCACTCTTCAGCGCATTGAACCCGAAGCGATGTGCAAGCGGCGCAAAGAGCTCATGGGTCTCTGTCGCAATCTTGAACTGCTTGTGCCGGGAGAGCGAACCCAGGGTGCGCATGTTGTGCAGGCGATCGGCAAACTTGACCAGGATTACCCGGATATCGGAGGCCATCGACAGCATGAGCTTGCGCACATTCTCCGCCTGCCCGACGGCCCGGCTTTCGAACGCGCCGCCAATCTTCGTCAGACCGTCGATGATCTCGGCCATCGTATCCCCGAACGTCGCCCGAATAAACTCCAGCGACACTTCGGTGTCCTCCACTACGTCGTGCAGAAGCGCTGCGGCGACGGTGATGTCGTCGAGACCAATCTGATCGACACAGATCTGGGCGACCGCCAGGGGATGGACGATGTACGGCTCACCGGTGGCCCGGCGATCGTTGCGATGGGCCCAGTGCGCAACGTGGAAGGCACGACGGATCATGTCTTCATCCACAGCGGGCAGCGTGCGCCGGCAGGACTCGATCAGGTTGTCGACAGCCTCCCGGAACTCCGGCTCGACCTCGATCTCCGTGCCCTTCAGAATCGATGAAGACAGTGCCATGCCGAATGGTACGCGTCCGATGGGGCCGGTTCCTGTGGGCCCGGGCTAAACCGGCCTCTGGCTATACAAAAAAACGGGGTGCCCCCAATCTGGGAGCACCCCGCTTCAATTCTGACCGAGCGCGGATCAGCCTTGCTTCGCTTCCTCGTCGGAGTCGTCGTCGCCCGAGAGTTTCTCCTTGGCGTCGTCGACCAGGTCCTCGACCTTGTCGGCTACGGCCTCGGCGGCGTCTTCGACCTTGTCGACGACGGCTTCCGCAGCGTCCTCGATCTTGTCCATCGCGTCCTCGGCCACATCAGCTGCCTTCTCCGCGAGATCCTCGGCGGAATCCGCGACCGACTCGGCAGCGTCCTTCACCGTCTCCACGGCGGCGGATGCGGCGGCGGCCACTTTTGAACGGCCCCCACCCGAGCGTCCACGACGCGTGCGGCGCTTCCGTCCGGTAGAACGGCCGGAATCACCGGTCTCGTTGTAATCAACGAATTCGATGATGGCCATCTGGGCACTGTCCCCGGCACGCTGCCCGAGCTTCACCACACGGGTGTAGCCTCCGGGCCTGTCACCGACCTTGTCGGCGATACCCGAGAACAGCTCCGTCACGGCGTGCTTGTCCTGCAGGTAGCGAAAGACCTGACGACGGTTGTGGGTGTTGTCGGTCCGGGACCGGCTGATCAGCGGCTCCACGTAGGAACGCAGGGCCTTGGCTTTGGCCAGCGTGGTCGTGATGCGCTTGTGCTTGATGAGCGCCGTCGACAGCGCGGCCATGGTGGCCTTGCGGTGCGAGCTGGTGCGCCCCAGCTTGGCGATCTTGTTCTGGTGTCTCATGACGTAAACCTTGCTGGAAGACCGGCGCGGCCTCCCGTGCTAGCTAGTTTTTGACCGACTCGAGGTACTTGTCGACATCGAGTCCGAAGTGCAGGTTGCGCTCTTCCAGGACCTGCATCAGTTCCTGGAGCGATTTGCGGCCGAAGTTGCGGAACTTCAGCATCTCGGACTCCTCGCGACGCACCAGATCACCGATGGTCTTGATGTTGGCGGCCTTGAGGCAGTTGTGGGCACGGACCGAGAGGTCGAGTTCGTCTACGGATTGGCTCAGCAGCTCGCGAACGCGGGCCACTTCGGCATCCACTTCTTTCTCCTGCTCGGTCGGCTGCGGCTCGCTGTCCATCTTGATGAACATGTTGACGTGGTCACGCAGAATCTGCGCGGCCCGCGCCAGGGCATCTTCAGGCTGGACGGAACCGTCGGTGGTGACCTCGAGGCTCAGGCGCTCGTAGTCTATCTTCTCGCCCACACGCGTCTGCGTGATGTTGTAGCGAACGTTCTGGATCGGCGTGAAGATGGCATCGACCGCAACGACACCAATCGGGTCGTCGGCGCGCTTGTTCTCGTCGGCCGGCACGTATCCGCGACCAACGCCGATGCGCAGCTCCACGGACAGGTTGGCGTCCTCGGACAGCGTCGCGATGTGGTGCTCGGGATTCAGGATCTCGAACTCGCTCGTGGCCTCACCAATGTCGGCTGCCGTCCACGTGCCGGGGCCCTTCACCATCAGGTGCACGGCACCGTCGGTCGGCTCCTCGGCCTTGAAGCGCACGCCCTTCAGGTTGAGGATGATGTCGGCAACGTCTTCGGTGACCCCGGGGATCATCGAGAACTCGTGCTGCACACCGTCCACGCGAAGCGCGGTGATTGCGATTCCCTCCAGGGAGGAAAGAAGGACCCGGCGCAGGGCATTACCGATGGTTACCCCGTAACCGCGCTCCAGCGGCTGGATCACAAACCGGCCGTAGGTATCTGTTGCTTCCTCTACCTCGACGCCCTCAGGCATCTGGATTGAGTAATTGCTCATGTCAGCTTATTGAATGCTTTCAGGCGAAATCGGCAGTTGGCGGGCCGATTCCGCACGAAACCGTGATCAGACCTACTTCGAGTACAGCTCGACGATGAGCTGCTCTTTGATGTTCTCCGGGATATCCTCGCGGTTGGGATAGTCCAGGAACTTGCCGGTCAACGCGTTGCGGTCCACTTCCAGCCAGGGGAAGCTGCGCCGGGTGGACTTCACCGAGTCCTGAACCACAATCAGGTTGCGGCTCTTGGGACGCAGCGATACCAGATCGCCTGAACGAAGCTGGGCCGACGGAATGTTGAGGACCTGGCCGTTGACCGTCACGTGCCCGTGCGTGACGAGCTGGCGGGCCTGACGGCGGGTGCGGGCAAAGCCCAGACGAAACACCGTGTTGTCGAGACGGGCCTCCAGGAAACGGAGGAGGTTCTCGCCAGTGACGCCTTTCTTGCGGGCTGCCTTCTCAAACAGGCGGCGGAATTGGCGCTCGAGCAGTCCGTAGGTGTATTTGGCTTTCTGCTTCTCCTTCAGCTGGATTGCGTACTCGCTCTCTTTCGGACGACGGCCGCGGCCATGCTGGCCGGGCGGGTTTGGCTTGCGCTCCAGCGCCTTGCTGGGG
The sequence above is a segment of the Rhodothermales bacterium genome. Coding sequences within it:
- the rpsD gene encoding 30S ribosomal protein S4, which produces MARYRGPKQKIARRFKEPIFGPSKALERKPNPPGQHGRGRRPKESEYAIQLKEKQKAKYTYGLLERQFRRLFEKAARKKGVTGENLLRFLEARLDNTVFRLGFARTRRQARQLVTHGHVTVNGQVLNIPSAQLRSGDLVSLRPKSRNLIVVQDSVKSTRRSFPWLEVDRNALTGKFLDYPNREDIPENIKEQLIVELYSK
- the rplQ gene encoding 50S ribosomal protein L17 yields the protein MRHQNKIAKLGRTSSHRKATMAALSTALIKHKRITTTLAKAKALRSYVEPLISRSRTDNTHNRRQVFRYLQDKHAVTELFSGIADKVGDRPGGYTRVVKLGQRAGDSAQMAIIEFVDYNETGDSGRSTGRKRRTRRGRSGGGRSKVAAAASAAVETVKDAAESVADSAEDLAEKAADVAEDAMDKIEDAAEAVVDKVEDAAEAVADKVEDLVDDAKEKLSGDDDSDEEAKQG
- a CDS encoding DNA-directed RNA polymerase subunit alpha, which gives rise to MSNYSIQMPEGVEVEEATDTYGRFVIQPLERGYGVTIGNALRRVLLSSLEGIAITALRVDGVQHEFSMIPGVTEDVADIILNLKGVRFKAEEPTDGAVHLMVKGPGTWTAADIGEATSEFEILNPEHHIATLSEDANLSVELRIGVGRGYVPADENKRADDPIGVVAVDAIFTPIQNVRYNITQTRVGEKIDYERLSLEVTTDGSVQPEDALARAAQILRDHVNMFIKMDSEPQPTEQEKEVDAEVARVRELLSQSVDELDLSVRAHNCLKAANIKTIGDLVRREESEMLKFRNFGRKSLQELMQVLEERNLHFGLDVDKYLESVKN